A window of Deinococcus misasensis DSM 22328 genomic DNA:
GTCAATCAATTCCTGACCCGGTGCATCCTTGAGCAGGTAACCCGCTGCTCCTGCTTCCAGCAAAGCCATCACGAAGGCTTCATCGTCATGGGCGCTCAGGCCCAGCACGGCAATCCGGGGATACAGGCGTTTGATTTGCCGGGTGGCTTCAATGCCTCCCATGTTGGGCATGTTCACGTCCATGATGGCAATGTCAGGGGAGAGGGTTTCGCACAGTTCAATGGCCTGTTGTCCATCCCGGGCTTCTCCCACCACTTGCAGGTTGGGGTCTTGTTGCAACAGGGCATGGGTGCCTTCACGGACCAGAGCATGGTCGTCTACCAGAAGAATCGAAATCATGACTCCAGTGTAAACAGCCAGACACACATCCACCATTCAGTTTGTTTTTGATGCAGAAAGCCTGTGTTGTCTAATTCTCTGTGCAGCACAGGACAATGACCAACTTAGCGTGGCTGAAGTAAGTGGATTCCCTAGTTTGCTGCAAAACCTTCTGACCTGAAGCAAAGCACATCCAGAGCTGAAAAAGCCTTCAAGGGTTCTGAACTGCTTTTGTGTTTGAGGGCAAAGGCCACAGGCTTTCCAGCGTTTTTACGAGGGTCGTCTAGTGCACCTTGCTTAGAGGAAGCCAGAGGGCTTGCTTTTTGCGGAAAGCCTTGCTATTCTTTTTCTCGCTTGAGGCAGTCGCCAAAAGTGGTATTCGGCAGTAGCTCAGCGGTAGAGCGTCCGACTGTTAATCGGATGGTCGTAGGTTCGATCCCTACCTGCCGAGCCAGAACAAAACCCCGCGAAAGCGGGGTTTTTGCTTGCACCAGCCTTCAACGGGGCTGGTTTTTTTCGTTCAGGAATTCCAGTGCTTTTTGCAACAACACATCGTTTCCTCTGGCAATTTCTTCCGGGTCGTCTTCCATGGGCACATCGGGTGTGACTTTGTCCGGGTAAGGAAGGCCATTTTCATCCCGGACATACAGGATGCTGAGTTGCAGTGCAGATCCATCCGGCAAACCGTAAAGCAGGGTAGAAGTGTTGCCCACCCCATAGGTTGGCTCTCCAAAAACCCAGGTGATCGCAGCTTTGCTGGATTCCAGAGCCATGAACTCTGCACAGGAAGCACTGCGTTCATCCACCAGAAAGACTGCAGGGTAAGGCCAGAGGGTTTGCTCTGCCAGAAAAGCAATCGGAATCGGTGCCCCTCCCGGCAATTGAAATTTCAACTGTCCATTTTCTGCAAACACGGTGTTGCGCCAACCCACCTGCATCCACTCCTCTGAAAACCGTGGATTGAAGGCCAGAGCTGCCAACATGCACTGGTCAAAACGGCCTCCACCATTGCTGCGCAGATCAACCACCATCCCGGTCATGCCTTCGAGTTTGGCCCTTGCCAGCAAACGGTGCACACTGTTCGCAATGTCTCCACTGCCCAGAAAGGTGGGAATCCGCAGCACCCCATTGTTGCCATGCCGCACCAGCTGGGGCATGAACACCAGAGGCACCTCTCTGGGATTCAGGGTGGTCTGAAAAGTCCATTTTCCCTGACGTGTGACAGTCAAACTCTGGGATTCGCGGGTTTGGGTGGCATCAAAGCCAGCGATCACATCAAAACGTCCCAGTCCGGCCGCATCTGCAGCACTGCCCTGCACCACATCCAGCACCATCAACCGTCCATCTTTCAGGCGTGTGGTTTGAAAGCCAAAAAACCCTGTGTTGCTTCCGGTGCTTCTGGCCCGATAATTCTGTGCCATGTCAGGGGTCAAAAAATTGGCATGGCCATCGTTCAAACTGCGCATGACCGCCTGAATGGCTGGATAAGCTGCACTGCTCGGGCATCCGGGGGTGTCTTC
This region includes:
- a CDS encoding S41 family peptidase → MRTLMISLLIGLSSVASATSAPELYRSFERTLLKRYVNPDQLNLKDLIEQHRPEMQKACEDTPGCPSSAAYPAIQAVMRSLNDGHANFLTPDMAQNYRARSTGSNTGFFGFQTTRLKDGRLMVLDVVQGSAADAAGLGRFDVIAGFDATQTRESQSLTVTRQGKWTFQTTLNPREVPLVFMPQLVRHGNNGVLRIPTFLGSGDIANSVHRLLARAKLEGMTGMVVDLRSNGGGRFDQCMLAALAFNPRFSEEWMQVGWRNTVFAENGQLKFQLPGGAPIPIAFLAEQTLWPYPAVFLVDERSASCAEFMALESSKAAITWVFGEPTYGVGNTSTLLYGLPDGSALQLSILYVRDENGLPYPDKVTPDVPMEDDPEEIARGNDVLLQKALEFLNEKNQPR
- a CDS encoding response regulator; translation: MISILLVDDHALVREGTHALLQQDPNLQVVGEARDGQQAIELCETLSPDIAIMDVNMPNMGGIEATRQIKRLYPRIAVLGLSAHDDEAFVMALLEAGAAGYLLKDAPGQELIDAIYAAKRGESVIAPQLTQMILKRVRQGSEQKTEALTDREREVLLLAARGFSNKEIAKKLEISPKTVEVHLSALFEKLEVASRTEAVIRSMKRGIIQLSEL